The sequence CCGTGGCCGCCGTGGTCAACGATCGCCAGGAGGTCTTGATGATGTGGCGGCACCGCTTCATCACCAACTCGTGGGCCTGGGAGCTCCCCATGGGGCTGGTGGAGGAGGGTGAGGCCCCGGAGGAAGCGGCGGCTCGCGAAGTGCTGGAGGAGACCGGCTGGCGCCCTGGCCCCATCAAGCCCCTGATCTATGCCGAGCCGGCCAACGGGATCACCGACTCGCAGCATCACGTCTTCCGCGTCGACGGTGCGACCTACTCCGGACCGCCCACGGAGAAGAACGAGTCCGACCGCATCGAGTGGATCCCCCTCAGCGAGGTGCGGGGGATGATCGACCGACGCGAGGTCGTGAGCAGCGGATCTCTCGTCGGTCTGCTGTATCTGCTCATGGACGAAACGATCCGCTGACGGGTGGGAGGACTTCCCGTAACCGGGCCTCGAAGGCAAGGGCTA is a genomic window of Streptomyces sp. NBC_00414 containing:
- a CDS encoding NUDIX domain-containing protein, producing MEWKTHGERQIYNNPWVNLWLVDVQQPDGRRWEYHVVRLRHLAVAAVVNDRQEVLMMWRHRFITNSWAWELPMGLVEEGEAPEEAAAREVLEETGWRPGPIKPLIYAEPANGITDSQHHVFRVDGATYSGPPTEKNESDRIEWIPLSEVRGMIDRREVVSSGSLVGLLYLLMDETIR